A single genomic interval of Trinickia acidisoli harbors:
- a CDS encoding porin: MNALRAPILSGVALALASLPAVSHAQSSVTLYGILDAGVTYVSNTGGSHVVKFDDGVSYGNRWGIKGTEDLGNGLAAVFALESGFKLGTGKLAFGGSEFGRQAYVGLSGPWGTVSLGNQLDMTEEMVFSYNISAWASGYAIHQGDFDRFNGDRLPNSVKFLSNDIDGFKFGGMWSFGNVAGNFHQDSAYSVGAHYAHGPFTMGAAYTQLNNPSGIYAFDPYAMIGTQTFLGRPTVSVDPATGAITDLYSSTAFPVDKQGTFGVGASYALGTVTLMGNYSYTTIKAFGQSSQMQVGEGGAAWHVTPAFSVDGGYQYTHFEGHHWNQVSTGLHYLLSKRTDVYISGDYLKASSGVDAVIGYSFTPSTTTTQADIRVGMRHSF, translated from the coding sequence ATGAACGCATTACGCGCTCCGATCTTATCGGGCGTGGCGCTGGCGCTCGCCAGTTTGCCCGCCGTCAGTCACGCTCAAAGCAGCGTCACGCTGTACGGCATTCTCGACGCCGGCGTGACTTATGTCAGCAACACCGGCGGTTCGCACGTCGTCAAGTTCGACGATGGTGTTTCATACGGCAACCGATGGGGCATCAAAGGCACCGAAGATCTCGGCAACGGGCTTGCTGCCGTGTTCGCGCTCGAAAGTGGGTTCAAGCTCGGAACGGGCAAGCTCGCGTTCGGGGGCTCGGAGTTCGGGCGGCAGGCCTACGTCGGCCTTTCGGGCCCCTGGGGTACGGTATCGCTCGGCAATCAACTCGATATGACCGAGGAGATGGTGTTCTCCTACAACATCTCGGCGTGGGCGAGCGGATATGCGATTCACCAGGGGGACTTCGATCGATTCAACGGGGACCGGCTGCCCAATTCGGTGAAATTCTTGTCGAACGACATCGACGGCTTCAAGTTCGGCGGCATGTGGTCATTCGGAAACGTCGCGGGGAATTTTCATCAGGACAGCGCGTACAGCGTCGGGGCGCACTATGCACACGGCCCCTTCACGATGGGCGCGGCCTATACGCAGTTGAACAATCCGAGCGGCATTTATGCGTTCGATCCGTACGCGATGATCGGAACGCAGACGTTTCTCGGCAGGCCAACCGTAAGCGTCGATCCTGCGACGGGCGCGATTACGGATCTATATTCGAGCACGGCTTTTCCGGTGGACAAGCAAGGAACGTTCGGCGTCGGCGCGAGCTATGCGCTTGGCACGGTCACGCTGATGGGCAACTATTCCTATACGACGATCAAGGCATTTGGGCAGTCGTCGCAGATGCAAGTTGGTGAGGGCGGCGCGGCGTGGCACGTGACGCCGGCGTTCAGTGTCGACGGCGGCTACCAGTACACGCATTTCGAAGGACACCATTGGAATCAGGTATCGACAGGGCTGCACTACCTGTTGTCGAAGCGCACCGATGTTTATATCTCGGGGGATTACTTGAAGGCATCGAGCGGGGTCGATGCGGTGATCGGGTATAGCTTCACGCCGTCCACCACCACGACGCAGGCCGATATACGCGTTGGTATGCGGCATTCGTTCTGA
- a CDS encoding Lrp/AsnC family transcriptional regulator, whose amino-acid sequence MINLDDVDRQLIALLRDDARMPVVALAKELRVARATVQNRLTRLENEGVIVGYTVRLKRAAEKHRIRALMLIALQGNRAAEIIKALRGHPNVTTIHSTNGRWDLIAELQADSLEEFDRVLGAIRLIDGIANTETSILLSTHKA is encoded by the coding sequence ATGATCAATCTCGACGACGTCGATCGGCAGCTCATCGCATTGCTGCGCGACGACGCGCGCATGCCGGTGGTGGCGCTGGCGAAGGAACTGAGAGTTGCGCGTGCGACGGTGCAGAACCGGCTGACTCGCCTGGAAAACGAAGGGGTGATCGTCGGCTATACGGTTCGGCTCAAGCGTGCCGCGGAGAAGCATCGTATCCGCGCGTTGATGTTGATTGCCTTGCAGGGCAATCGCGCGGCGGAAATCATCAAGGCACTACGGGGTCACCCCAACGTCACGACGATCCACAGCACGAACGGGCGTTGGGATTTGATCGCCGAGTTGCAGGCGGATTCGCTGGAAGAGTTCGATCGCGTATTGGGCGCGATCCGGCTGATCGACGGCATCGCCAACACGGAGACGAGCATTTTGCTGTCGACGCATAAGGCGTGA
- the betC gene encoding choline-sulfatase, with amino-acid sequence MKPNTGKNILVLMADQMTPSSLRSYGNTVSKTPRIDALASEGVVFDSAYCASPLCAPSRFAFMAGKLPSKIGAYDNAAELPAQTLTFAHYLRAAGYRTVLSGKMHFCGPDQLHGFEERLTTDIYPADFGWVPDWAQPEVRPSWYHNMSSVLEAGPCVRTNQLDFDDEVTFTVRQKLYDIARERQAGSDVRPFCIVASLTHPHDPYAIPATYWDLYRDEEIDLPYTTLTLDESDPHSKRLRHVCENDRTPPTEQQVRNARHAYYGALSYVDAQFGAMLDALDATGLADDTIVIVTSDHGDMLGERGLWYKMTFFENAARVPLIVHAPKAFEPRRVKASVSTIDLLPTLVELATDKREPAWPDPIDGRSLVPHLRSEDGHDETFGEYLAEGAIAPIVMIRRGRYKFIHTPVDPDQLFDLEADPRELINLADDPVHAKTVAAFRTEIAARWNLDALHREVIASQRRRRFHYAASTQGRIQSWDWQPFSDASQRYMRNHIELDTLEAMARFPRVVRE; translated from the coding sequence ATGAAGCCCAACACCGGAAAAAATATTCTCGTCCTGATGGCCGATCAAATGACGCCCTCGTCGCTGCGTTCGTACGGCAATACCGTGTCGAAGACGCCGCGCATCGACGCGCTGGCCAGCGAGGGCGTGGTGTTCGATTCGGCCTATTGTGCGAGCCCGCTCTGCGCACCGTCGCGCTTCGCCTTCATGGCCGGCAAGCTTCCCTCGAAGATCGGTGCTTACGATAACGCAGCCGAATTGCCGGCACAAACGCTGACGTTCGCACACTATCTGCGCGCGGCGGGATACCGGACCGTGCTGTCGGGCAAGATGCATTTTTGCGGGCCTGACCAACTGCACGGTTTCGAAGAGCGCCTGACGACCGATATCTACCCGGCCGATTTCGGCTGGGTGCCCGACTGGGCACAACCCGAAGTGCGCCCGAGCTGGTACCACAACATGAGTTCGGTGCTCGAGGCGGGCCCGTGCGTGCGCACCAATCAACTCGATTTCGACGACGAAGTCACGTTCACCGTGCGGCAAAAGCTCTACGACATCGCGCGCGAACGTCAGGCGGGCAGCGACGTACGGCCGTTCTGCATCGTGGCGTCGCTGACGCATCCGCACGATCCCTATGCGATTCCGGCGACGTATTGGGATTTGTATCGCGACGAAGAGATCGACCTACCGTACACGACGCTAACCCTCGACGAAAGCGACCCTCATTCGAAGCGGTTGCGTCACGTGTGCGAAAACGACCGCACGCCGCCGACCGAACAGCAGGTGCGCAACGCACGGCATGCCTACTACGGCGCGTTGTCGTATGTCGATGCGCAGTTCGGCGCGATGCTCGATGCGCTCGATGCGACGGGTTTGGCCGACGATACGATCGTCATCGTCACGTCCGATCATGGCGACATGCTCGGCGAGCGCGGGCTCTGGTACAAGATGACGTTTTTCGAAAACGCTGCGCGCGTCCCCTTGATCGTGCATGCCCCGAAAGCGTTCGAGCCGCGCCGAGTGAAAGCGTCGGTCTCTACCATCGACCTGTTGCCGACGCTCGTCGAGCTCGCGACAGACAAGCGCGAGCCGGCATGGCCCGATCCCATCGACGGCCGCAGCCTCGTGCCGCATCTGCGAAGCGAGGACGGCCACGACGAGACGTTCGGCGAGTATTTGGCTGAAGGTGCGATCGCGCCGATCGTGATGATTCGTCGCGGACGCTATAAATTCATTCATACGCCTGTCGATCCCGATCAATTGTTCGACCTCGAAGCCGACCCGCGAGAGTTGATCAATCTTGCAGACGATCCGGTGCATGCGAAGACGGTCGCGGCTTTCCGCACCGAAATTGCGGCGCGCTGGAATCTCGACGCATTGCATCGGGAGGTGATCGCAAGCCAGCGACGTCGGCGTTTCCACTACGCGGCGTCGACGCAAGGGCGCATTCAATCCTGGGACTGGCAACCGTTCAGCGATGCGAGCCAGCGCTACATGCGCAATCACATCGAACTCGACACGCTCGAAGCGATGGCACGCTTCCCGCGCGTCGTGCGCGAGTGA
- a CDS encoding ornithine cyclodeaminase, with product MTRFLDVPATSRLIARVGLTRFLSELLDTLRADYLRWTDFDKSPRVACHSPNGVIELMPVANNELFAFKYVNGHPVNAQRGIHTVMAFGALAAVDTGYPVLLAELTLTTALRTAATAVLAARVLARPNAKKMALIGNGAQSEFQAIAFHTLLGIDEIRVFDIDPSATDKLVRNLAAYHDLRVIRVASTADAVRGADIVTTVTADKAYATIITPDMIEPGMHLNAVGGDCPGKTELHADVLSMSRVIVEYEPQTRIEGDIQQLPADFPVTELWRILKGEATGRENASQVTVFDSVGFALEDYSALRYLHALDQQHDAGIDISLIPPSVDPKNLFGLIEQAQVMCAAATRTFDEAHAFAR from the coding sequence ATGACTCGCTTTCTCGACGTTCCCGCCACCAGCCGGCTCATCGCGCGCGTGGGCCTTACTCGGTTCTTGAGCGAACTCCTCGATACGCTGCGCGCGGACTACCTTCGATGGACAGACTTCGACAAATCGCCCCGCGTCGCGTGCCATTCGCCGAACGGCGTGATCGAACTGATGCCTGTCGCGAACAATGAGCTGTTCGCGTTCAAATACGTCAACGGCCATCCCGTCAACGCTCAGCGCGGCATTCATACGGTGATGGCGTTCGGGGCGCTCGCGGCAGTCGATACCGGCTATCCCGTCCTGCTCGCGGAACTTACGCTGACCACCGCATTGCGCACCGCCGCAACGGCGGTGCTCGCAGCGCGCGTGCTCGCCCGCCCCAACGCCAAGAAAATGGCTTTGATCGGCAACGGCGCGCAAAGCGAATTCCAAGCGATCGCGTTTCACACGCTGCTCGGCATCGATGAAATCCGCGTATTCGACATCGATCCGAGCGCGACGGACAAGCTCGTCCGCAATCTCGCCGCCTATCACGACCTGCGCGTGATCCGCGTCGCATCGACGGCCGACGCGGTACGCGGCGCCGACATCGTCACGACGGTAACGGCCGACAAGGCCTACGCAACGATCATTACGCCCGACATGATCGAGCCCGGCATGCATCTGAACGCCGTCGGCGGCGACTGCCCCGGCAAGACGGAGCTTCATGCCGACGTGCTGAGCATGAGCCGCGTCATCGTCGAGTACGAACCGCAAACACGGATCGAGGGCGACATCCAGCAGTTGCCCGCCGACTTCCCGGTGACCGAGTTGTGGCGAATCCTGAAGGGCGAAGCCACGGGCCGCGAAAACGCCTCGCAAGTCACCGTCTTCGATTCAGTCGGTTTCGCACTGGAGGATTACTCGGCACTGCGCTATCTCCATGCGCTCGATCAGCAGCACGATGCCGGCATCGACATTTCGTTGATTCCGCCTTCGGTCGATCCCAAGAATTTGTTCGGACTCATCGAGCAAGCACAGGTGATGTGCGCCGCCGCAACGCGCACGTTCGACGAGGCGCACGCTTTCGCGCGCTGA
- a CDS encoding choline sulfate utilization transcriptional regulator — translation MSDQDRLPPLQMLSVFESAARLASFTAAARELGSTQPAVSQRIVQLEAELGVPLFERGHRGVTLTADGQRLYEAVRQSISTIRDAVADIRAARAKGALTILTDAGFATYWLVPRLMDLRRLLPDVNVKVVTSQLAFDPRRDHADVAIAFGDGNWSPCTATRLFPEEVVPVCSPAFRAAHPHIVEPADLYAAPLLNVQPTEPERWLGWNGWFAAHGLSAPPDEHGSTFNSYALVMNAALMHQGVALGWLPLVDELIASGQLVALFDEPVTTPRGYFLVCPPARPETPAAPAFRRWLFAACAAGAVSAAP, via the coding sequence ATGTCTGACCAAGACCGTTTGCCGCCGCTGCAGATGCTGTCCGTGTTCGAATCCGCGGCTCGGTTGGCAAGCTTCACCGCCGCTGCGCGCGAGCTCGGTTCGACTCAGCCGGCCGTCAGCCAGCGCATCGTGCAGCTGGAGGCGGAGCTTGGCGTGCCGCTGTTCGAGCGCGGGCATCGCGGCGTCACGCTCACGGCCGACGGCCAGCGTCTCTATGAAGCGGTGCGCCAAAGCATCTCGACGATACGCGATGCCGTTGCCGACATTCGCGCCGCCCGCGCCAAGGGCGCGTTGACGATCCTGACCGATGCCGGCTTTGCCACGTATTGGCTCGTGCCGCGGCTCATGGACTTGCGACGCCTGCTGCCCGATGTCAACGTGAAGGTCGTCACGTCGCAGCTCGCATTCGATCCGCGCCGCGATCACGCCGACGTCGCGATTGCATTCGGCGACGGCAATTGGTCGCCTTGCACCGCAACACGGTTGTTTCCCGAGGAAGTCGTTCCCGTTTGCTCGCCCGCGTTTCGCGCGGCGCATCCTCATATCGTCGAACCGGCCGATCTATATGCCGCGCCTTTGCTGAATGTGCAGCCTACCGAACCGGAGCGCTGGCTCGGCTGGAACGGTTGGTTCGCGGCGCATGGGTTGTCGGCGCCGCCCGACGAGCATGGATCGACGTTCAACAGCTACGCGCTCGTCATGAACGCGGCCCTAATGCATCAGGGCGTCGCGCTGGGATGGCTGCCGCTCGTCGACGAACTCATCGCGAGCGGGCAGCTCGTCGCGCTGTTCGATGAGCCCGTGACGACGCCGCGCGGATATTTTTTGGTGTGCCCGCCAGCGCGCCCCGAAACGCCCGCGGCGCCGGCTTTTCGGCGGTGGCTGTTTGCGGCGTGTGCGGCCGGTGCGGTTTCTGCCGCGCCGTGA
- a CDS encoding ATP-binding protein: protein MGKTEFLRRDLLPAALERGYLVAYTNLWDCRSAPDTALLSALSDALEPQGVKAVLAKLGRPVKRLRASAAIPGMEGSFEAELAAAPKGDSATALREILKQLDRQKKPLLLAIDEAQVLARADHGDFAHTLRAALDVRKLRIKVIFAGSSETTLREMFARSSEPFYNWATLEPFPLLGDEFVSFTIKLMNSMIKSKLKVEQGKYAFEELHRTPEFFKRFIERYMLYQPQGMEAALAHTKASVFSDDHFLKQWRDMNPADQAVVTLLARGEADIHGAGSLAVLSAWLGKPATKNTVAHALRRLQAESIVTRLGVGHYRVEDEAFADWLRRRKQYP, encoded by the coding sequence ATGGGGAAAACGGAATTCCTGCGACGCGATTTGTTGCCGGCTGCACTTGAACGCGGGTACCTCGTTGCGTACACGAACCTATGGGATTGTCGCTCTGCCCCCGATACGGCGCTTTTGTCGGCGCTTTCGGACGCGCTCGAACCGCAAGGCGTGAAGGCGGTGTTGGCCAAGCTGGGTAGGCCGGTGAAGAGATTGAGGGCGAGCGCTGCGATTCCCGGCATGGAGGGTTCGTTCGAAGCCGAGTTGGCTGCTGCGCCGAAGGGCGATAGCGCAACGGCGTTGCGCGAGATCCTCAAGCAGTTGGATCGGCAGAAGAAGCCGCTGCTGTTGGCGATCGATGAAGCTCAGGTACTCGCGCGAGCCGACCACGGCGATTTCGCCCATACGCTGCGCGCCGCGCTCGACGTTCGCAAGCTGCGTATCAAGGTGATCTTTGCAGGAAGCTCTGAGACTACATTGCGTGAGATGTTTGCGCGGTCATCCGAACCGTTCTACAACTGGGCGACGCTCGAGCCGTTTCCGTTATTGGGCGACGAGTTCGTGAGCTTCACCATCAAGCTCATGAACAGCATGATCAAGAGCAAGCTGAAGGTAGAGCAGGGTAAGTATGCATTCGAGGAGTTGCACCGCACGCCCGAATTCTTCAAGCGTTTCATTGAACGCTACATGCTCTATCAGCCGCAAGGCATGGAGGCGGCGCTAGCGCACACCAAAGCTTCCGTGTTCTCCGACGATCATTTCCTGAAGCAGTGGCGCGACATGAACCCGGCCGACCAAGCCGTCGTTACGCTGCTCGCACGCGGAGAAGCCGACATTCATGGGGCAGGGAGCCTGGCTGTATTGTCTGCTTGGTTGGGCAAACCCGCTACCAAGAATACCGTCGCACATGCATTGCGACGGTTGCAAGCGGAAAGCATCGTCACGCGGCTTGGCGTTGGGCATTACCGCGTCGAAGACGAAGCGTTTGCGGATTGGCTTCGACGGCGAAAGCAATACCCATAG
- the choX gene encoding choline ABC transporter substrate-binding protein: MNRSKQKGGGRLIAGILAAAVMLWTPTYAAEPSSCTQVRMADPGWTDIDATNAITGVVLGALGYHQNIENLSVPITYEGLKKGQIDVFLGNWMPAQGPLVKPFVDSHAIDVLHANLTNAKFTLAVPDYVAAAGVHTFADLAKYADKFDDKIYGIEPGAPANQNISKMIGDKAFGLGNWTLVASSETGMLTQVARAVRDKRWIVFLAWEPHLMNTEFHLTYLSGGDAYFGPNYGGATVNTVTRTGFANQCTNLGRLFKQITFNVDLENQIIANVLQNKVSVNAAAREALKAHPKLLGPWLDGVTTASGANGLQAVNSALGDH; the protein is encoded by the coding sequence ATGAATCGAAGCAAGCAAAAGGGAGGCGGGCGCTTGATCGCCGGGATCTTAGCGGCGGCCGTCATGCTTTGGACGCCGACCTATGCGGCCGAACCGAGTAGCTGCACGCAAGTGCGCATGGCGGACCCAGGCTGGACCGATATCGATGCGACGAACGCCATCACGGGTGTGGTGCTCGGTGCGCTCGGTTACCACCAAAACATCGAAAACCTTTCGGTACCGATCACATACGAGGGCCTGAAAAAAGGACAGATCGACGTGTTCCTCGGCAATTGGATGCCGGCTCAGGGCCCGCTCGTAAAGCCGTTCGTCGATAGCCACGCGATCGACGTGCTGCATGCCAACCTGACGAATGCGAAATTCACGCTGGCTGTGCCCGATTACGTAGCCGCGGCGGGTGTGCACACGTTTGCGGACCTGGCGAAGTACGCCGACAAATTCGACGACAAGATCTACGGCATCGAACCGGGCGCGCCGGCGAACCAAAATATTTCGAAGATGATCGGCGACAAAGCCTTCGGCCTTGGCAACTGGACGCTGGTTGCGTCAAGCGAAACCGGGATGCTGACACAGGTCGCGCGTGCCGTTCGAGACAAACGATGGATCGTGTTTCTCGCGTGGGAGCCGCATTTGATGAACACGGAGTTTCATTTGACGTATCTCTCGGGCGGTGACGCGTACTTCGGCCCGAACTATGGCGGCGCCACGGTGAATACGGTCACGCGTACGGGATTTGCGAACCAGTGCACGAATCTTGGCCGGCTGTTCAAGCAGATCACGTTCAACGTCGACCTCGAAAACCAAATCATTGCGAACGTGCTGCAAAACAAGGTCAGCGTGAATGCCGCCGCACGCGAGGCATTGAAGGCGCATCCGAAGTTGCTCGGCCCTTGGCTCGACGGTGTCACGACCGCGAGCGGGGCAAATGGATTGCAGGCAGTCAATAGCGCGCTTGGCGATCACTGA
- a CDS encoding YybH family protein, whose amino-acid sequence MTYEDAEAHAKDWIDAWNAHDLERIMSHYSQDVVFEAETVRTRWGKPDGKLIGLAELRKHFALGLELAPQLKFQLEQVFLAPSGYAVSYRRENGNRVIDCVTVNDAGQAAKVVAYYAGVQR is encoded by the coding sequence ATGACATACGAAGATGCCGAAGCACATGCGAAGGACTGGATCGACGCTTGGAACGCTCACGACCTCGAACGGATCATGTCGCACTACTCGCAAGACGTGGTGTTCGAGGCCGAAACGGTTAGGACGCGCTGGGGGAAACCGGACGGCAAACTCATCGGACTCGCGGAATTGAGGAAGCACTTCGCCTTGGGGCTGGAACTGGCACCGCAGCTCAAATTTCAGCTTGAACAGGTATTCCTCGCCCCCTCTGGTTACGCAGTCTCGTACAGAAGGGAAAACGGGAATCGCGTGATCGACTGCGTCACCGTGAATGACGCCGGTCAGGCGGCGAAGGTGGTTGCCTACTACGCAGGCGTGCAGCGATAG